CGGGCTCGCGGCTCACGCTTGCGGACCTCACGGGCAAGGTCGTCCTGGTGAACTTCTGGGCAAGCTGGTGCGCGCCCTGCCGCGAAGAGATGCCGGCGCTCGACTCGCTCCGGCGCACCTTCGACTCGACGCGGGTGGTCTTCGTAGCCCTGTCGGACGACGTGATCGAGTCATCAGCCCGGCGCTTCCTGACGGAGCACCCGATCGGGCTCCAGGTCGGCCTCGGCGGTGGCCGGTTGAAGCCGCGTTATCACTACGTAGGGTTGCCGTACACCGTGCTGCTCGACGCGGAGGGCCGGGTGATCCGCCGCTGGTCCGGCTACACCGGGCCCGGCCAGATCGC
The sequence above is a segment of the Gemmatimonadales bacterium genome. Coding sequences within it:
- a CDS encoding TlpA disulfide reductase family protein, whose amino-acid sequence is MRYPPTIAVDRRGRVTTPEPDSLLAPVGDLAREAFPPFDVPDLSGSRLTLADLTGKVVLVNFWASWCAPCREEMPALDSLRRTFDSTRVVFVALSDDVIESSARRFLTEHPIGLQVGLGGGRLKPRYHYVGLPYTVLLDAEGRVIRRWSGYTGPGQIA